The DNA segment GTATGTGCAGAACTTGAAACCACGACGATATTCAAATTTATCGACGGCACGCATCAAGCCTGCGTTTCCTTCTTGAATCAAATCAAGGAAGGAGAGGCCTCGGTTACGGTATTTCTTGGCGATCGAAACAACCAACCGCAAGTTTCCTTCGCTCAGCTCACGTTTCGCTTGCTGATACTCGCTGTAAACCCGTTTCAGCAATTCGACACGGTTGCGAAGGGAGGTTGGTGTTTCCTGGCAAGCGGTCAGAATCTGACGACGCTCTTGCAGTAGCACCTCGCGATCTTCTCGGCCCTGTTTCGTTTTTGGGGCTTCACTGATTTGTGAATCGAGCTCTTCGATCCGGTTGTTGAATTTCTCCAACAGTCCGATTCGATTTTCGATCCGCTGGGTCCGCAATCCCAGTTCCTCGATCAGGCGAACCGCACGACGACGACGATGTGCCAAAGAACGCCATGCTTCTTGACGCCGTTCTTCGGTGGTCGATTTACTGAGGGCAATACGCCAGTCGTGACAGTTGCGGCGAAGCAGTACCGAAAGCGTTTTCAGGTTATGAGGCAACCGCCCCAAGATTTGCTCTTTTTCCAACCGATCAGTCACCGAGACCTGAACGGTCCGGTCAAAAGGCAGTTCCCCACGATGAACGCGTTTAAGCGTCTTGTAGGCCTCTACAAGTACATAGTGGTTTTCAAGCAATTTGGAGCGGAAACGACGGCGGGTCTCTTCGATCCGCTTAGCCAACAGAATCTCTTCGCGACGCGTCAACAATGGGATTTCGCCCATCTGCGTCAGGTACATTCGGACAGGATCATCGGACCAAGTTTCGGATTCATCCGGAACCAGCAGATCGTCGGGGCTATCTAACTGAACCTCACCTTCAACGGCTTCTACAGCTGAAATCGCTGCAGATTCATCTTCACTGTCATCGATTGGGAGCTTGCTGAAATTGCGAACGACGTCGGTTGCGGCCGGTGCGTCGTCTTCAAAATCGTCCAAAATATTTTGATACAAAGGTGTGACTCCTTTAACCCTAAATTAATAATGCCGTGGTATATTCAGCGGGAGACCAACGAAAAAACGCCGGTGAGCAATAACAGTGGATTGACAATCTATTCTACCACCGCTACAGCAAGTGACCGGATCCCTTCAAGCAATTGGTAAAACTTTGCGATTACGGTGACTTAACGGGCCTCAGTATCGACCCATTATTTTCCCTAATCAGGACAGTGCCGCCAAAATGCCAGCTACCTAGGGTCTTGACGAACCGAAGGCGGTCGTGGTTACGTACTAAAAATGGTGTCGTGTTTCAGTTGACCGTCATGGGTCGGCAACCTGAGTGACCGTCTATCGGTGGGATCCGGGAGTACGGACGAATCAGTCCGCTATTGGCGTTGAGCACTTGGTCTGACAATGGAAGGATTATCAAACGGAAGGTCATTACGGCCGGTGTTGCCGGTTGTCTCGGTTGTTCTTTTAAGATTCTAGTCAGCCGCCTTGCACGGTCCAGTCATTCCGCAAAAGTTCCTGTATCTTCATTGGTTTTTCTACGATGTACGCATTGCCATGTACCTGCGGCCAAATCCTCTCGGTCAGCCCCGGCCAAGCGGGTGATCAGACAACGTGCCCGAACTGCCAGACAATAGTCAAAATCCCACAACTAAGGGAACTCCGTTTACTACCAAAAACCGATTCCACCACCACCACCCCGCCAGTGGCGGAACACGCTTTCCCGCTGCGGATGCTGTTCGCCGTGATGGGATTTATCGCCCTGGTATTCGGCGCCTTCGGGACGTTTGCTCTCGTCAGCGCCTTGATGATTCCTATTGAATACGACACCGACAAATTTGTGGAATACAACGAAGCCGTCATGCTTTCGACGTCGACGGAAGACCTTGTGACCCGCTGGGAGCAGCTGGTCCGCCGCCCGCTAGGCGATCGCCAGCCATTTCCGTATCAAGTCCAAGCAAATACAAAAGCAAGCTGGAATTGGTGGATGACTTTTGGGTATAGCATCGCCGGAGTCGCTCTTCTAATCGCGATCGGAATTGCGATCCTTGAACGACGACGGACGCCCCCTTCTGTCGCCGCATAAAAAGGCTAAGGAAGCCCGCAAGTAAAGAGACACTTAGGGAGTGTCAAAAGTCCACTGCCGACGCAGGGGCCCCCTGTGTGCGACCCTGAGAACGGTTTGCTCACGCGGATCACAGATAACGGCCAAACCGCCACGCCAAGATTTCCCCACCAGGACAGCTCGCTCAGCGTCACGCCAGCCCCGCCAATTCCCATATTTCTCCCATTCAGGGTGCTTCTTTAGCAACGCAACCAATAGCGGGTCGTTGCCAGCGATCGGCTCCCCTTCGCGGCAATCGCTACATCGGTGACCCGAAATTTGACTAGGAACCACCTGTCGCTGACACCACTGACAGGATTCTAACAAATCGGTAATCGCCTTCCGCCCGCTTATCGCACAGACGGACAAAAATTCTGGAAGGACACGTTTGCCAGAAATTTCGCAGGTTTCCAGACGGCTGATCAGCGTCGCTATCTGAGAAGCCTGACAGATTCCAACGGCGGCTGAAACCGTCACGGTTTGCGAATCAAGCGCCACCAGTTCATAGCCAGTGATGCCGGTTTCAGGGCATCGAAACGGATCGGGTTTTTGACGTTTTGAGACAAAATCACTTGCCCAACCTGCAAACGGAATCCTGGCCGAAGCTCCATTGTCAAATCGGAAAGCTACCGTCCCCGAAGCCCAGCGACACCACAGAATGACGGTTTCAGGATCTTGACCTAAGAGGGCTTCCGAGCTGGATGCTTGAGTCGCTCCATCCGATGGGTTTTCTATCAACCGCTCCGACGCCAACTGATCGACCGCAATTTTCCGCCAACGCTCGACCATCGGCGTATCCCCGGCACGCAAACGAGCATCACACGGCTGATGCGAATCGAAACCCAATTTTCGAATCAAGGATTCGGAGACAGGCATTCCGTCTCCGCCGAACCACTTCCAATCCGCTGAAAGATTTTCATCCTCAACAGCGCTAAATCGCAATCCAAGAAACGGACGCGGGTCGAGCGTACATCCGGAAAATTCCTGATGCCCCTTGGAAACTTGATAAGCCCCTAAAATACTGGGCGACAACTCGCGAACCTGTTGTGGGTCGTTTACCGGAATCGCTTCCGTACAACCTAACACCCCGGCCTGATTCCCGGGTGAGAGCGTTACCGATTCTTGCAACGATGCCGAATCATCCGCGACGACGCTACCGACCACCGGATCAGCCGCATTCGAAGCGTCTGAATCAAAGGCTGCCGAATCGGCTTCATTTTGAGGAACCACCCATAAGCTCCCACGGAAAGGGGGAATGTTAAGTTCCTAGTCTAATCGCTCGAGTGGTCCGATGGGATAGGGTTTTGCCAGACTATTAAAGTCTTCTCAGCACATAGACCACATCTTCGGTGCTGGAATCGACTTTCAAGGGTGAATCGAGGTCATAAGCGAAATCGTAGGTTTCCAGAACCTCCCAAACCCCGCTCGCCGCAATCAGGGTCTCCATTTGCTTGACGGTGTAGGATCTTAAAACCAGTTCATCAACGATCCGAAATTGACGCCGAGGCGTATGCACATCGAACTGAATGCCAAACCGCTCGATCCTGGTTTTCGGGTTGCGGTCGACGGTCCACATTCGAGTATTGACTGCCAGGTGACCACGGCGGGCCGACCAAGATTCGCCTTCCTCTGGGATTCCATTCGTAGGGGATAGGTGAATCCCAAGCAGGTACAATCCACCTCGCCGGACGATCTTGCCCATGCATTCAAAATGCCCCTCAGCCTCCGCGGCCGTTCCCAAATGGCGGAAACTGTTGATCGTATTGAATGCCAAATCCCACTTATGAGGTTGTTTAAAGGCCGACATATCGGCGACCTGGACGCGATCTTCCCAGCCATTGCGTTTCAATCGATCATTGCAATAAGCGACCGCTTTCGGGTTCAAATCAATCCCGCCGACTCGGTATCCACGAGCCGCGAAGTGATTCAACAGGCGACCTGTTCCACACGCGGGTTCGAACAAACGTTCGACTCGACCTGACATAAACTGGGCCGCACAGGCTTCAATAAATTGCAGTTCGGATGCACAGTCGGACCCAAAAACCAAATCGTAATACTTGGGATGGTCGTAAATGCTCTCGTTGACGATTTCCAGTTCCATTTCCAGCGATCCGAATCCAATAGATGTAAGTGATTTTGGCACCATCCAACCTTAGCGCCTTTCGATTTTCGCATCTGGTTTTCCAACCAGAAAGCTGCAAGATCGACCTAACGGACAGGATCCAAACCCAACAAACGTCTTGTCAAACCGATTTGCCCCGCATGAATCTGTTCATGCAGCGGGCAGAAGAGAATCGCCCCTAACTTGATCGGATAGACCGCGTAAGGCATATCGATCGGATCAAGCAACCCTTCCCCGTCTTCCATCCCCTGCAGTTCTTCTCTAGCGATTTCATGAACTTTGTGAAGTTTGCTAAGCAATTCATCTGCTGACGGGTGTTGGTCTGGGCCCGATTTCGGCACCGAGCCTCGACTGTAGGTTTTGCGAAAACGCCCCGGAATCAATTCCAAATCATCGGGCTGGCGTCCGCGTTGCCGAAACAACAACAGCCCGTACTGCGAAACCGCCAAGTGCCCAACCTGCCAAGCGATGCAGGTGGGAGCTCCCGCGGGAACGTCAAACCATCGTTCGGCAGGTGTTTTCTCAAGCAGTTCCAGCGTATAGGCTCGAGCAAATTCCATTTGGCCGAGCGCCACTCGGCACATGACAAGCGCTTCCTCAGAACTTGGCAACGGCGGAGCGACCGAAGAATTGGTCGGATCGGACGGAGAAGCGGTCATAACAGAGAAACCCAAGAACTAGTAAGAAAGCTGATCAAACCGATTTCGACATAGGTGGCCTTTGGGATAGGCGGCTCGGTCCCCTATAGCATCGGTGGGAAAATCAGGCTCGCAAGCCCCACCCCTCGGGCCTTTTTTAAACAACGAGTTAGAATAGACGCATGATCCAATTTCTTTCCGGAATCTCCGTTACCTGTTTTG comes from the Roseimaritima multifibrata genome and includes:
- a CDS encoding DinB family protein, whose protein sequence is MTASPSDPTNSSVAPPLPSSEEALVMCRVALGQMEFARAYTLELLEKTPAERWFDVPAGAPTCIAWQVGHLAVSQYGLLLFRQRGRQPDDLELIPGRFRKTYSRGSVPKSGPDQHPSADELLSKLHKVHEIAREELQGMEDGEGLLDPIDMPYAVYPIKLGAILFCPLHEQIHAGQIGLTRRLLGLDPVR
- a CDS encoding class I SAM-dependent DNA methyltransferase; the encoded protein is MPKSLTSIGFGSLEMELEIVNESIYDHPKYYDLVFGSDCASELQFIEACAAQFMSGRVERLFEPACGTGRLLNHFAARGYRVGGIDLNPKAVAYCNDRLKRNGWEDRVQVADMSAFKQPHKWDLAFNTINSFRHLGTAAEAEGHFECMGKIVRRGGLYLLGIHLSPTNGIPEEGESWSARRGHLAVNTRMWTVDRNPKTRIERFGIQFDVHTPRRQFRIVDELVLRSYTVKQMETLIAASGVWEVLETYDFAYDLDSPLKVDSSTEDVVYVLRRL
- a CDS encoding sigma-70 family RNA polymerase sigma factor produces the protein MYQNILDDFEDDAPAATDVVRNFSKLPIDDSEDESAAISAVEAVEGEVQLDSPDDLLVPDESETWSDDPVRMYLTQMGEIPLLTRREEILLAKRIEETRRRFRSKLLENHYVLVEAYKTLKRVHRGELPFDRTVQVSVTDRLEKEQILGRLPHNLKTLSVLLRRNCHDWRIALSKSTTEERRQEAWRSLAHRRRRAVRLIEELGLRTQRIENRIGLLEKFNNRIEELDSQISEAPKTKQGREDREVLLQERRQILTACQETPTSLRNRVELLKRVYSEYQQAKRELSEGNLRLVVSIAKKYRNRGLSFLDLIQEGNAGLMRAVDKFEYRRGFKFCTYATWWIRQAITRAVADQSRTIRIPVHMVETMSRVRNVARQLLQELGREPTIEETARRAETTIEEARRVLAMSRYPISLDRPVGNSEDSQFGDLLPDGTAESPAIGAAQDMLRDRINNVLKSLSYREREIIKLRYGLGDGYSYTLEEVGHIFKVTRERIRQIEAKAVRKLQQPSRSQDLVGFLD